The nucleotide window CGATGCGGGCTGATTCCGGATCCAGTGAGGCGATAGGTTCGTCAGCCAGAATGATTTTCGCTTTCTGCATTAGCGCGCGAGCAATGGCCACGCGTTGCTGTTGTCCACCAGACAGGGTGGATACACGCTGATGGGCAAAGTGCGCCATACCTACGCGGGTTAGCGCCTGCAAGGCTTCTTGCTTCTGGGAAGGAGAGAACCAGCGCAGGCAGGTGCGCCAGAACGGGGTGCTGCCGAGCGCGCCGATCAGCACGTTTTCCAGTACTGTCAGGCGATTCACCAGGTTGAACTGCTGGAAGATATAGCCCGTCTGGGCGCGGCTTTTGCGGATATTACTCGCCAGACGGCCAGCACGCTGTACGGTGTTACCCAGCAACTCGACGTGGCTTTCCGGTGTTTTATCGCAGGTGAGAAGGCCGCTTAAATGACGCAGAAGGGTGGATTTACCGGAACCGGATGGCCCTAGCAGAGCGACCATTTCACCCTGCTGGACAGTCAGATCAACGGTGTG belongs to Enterobacter cloacae and includes:
- the phnC gene encoding phosphonates import ATP-binding protein PhnC, which translates into the protein MQTVIRVEKLSKTFHHNKALHTVDLTVQQGEMVALLGPSGSGKSTLLRHLSGLLTCDKTPESHVELLGNTVQRAGRLASNIRKSRAQTGYIFQQFNLVNRLTVLENVLIGALGSTPFWRTCLRWFSPSQKQEALQALTRVGMAHFAHQRVSTLSGGQQQRVAIARALMQKAKIILADEPIASLDPESARIVMETLRDINQNDGITVVVTLHQVDYALRYCERIVALRQGHVFFDGASHQFDNERFDHLYRSINRVEENAQAA